One genomic window of Arachis hypogaea cultivar Tifrunner chromosome 8, arahy.Tifrunner.gnm2.J5K5, whole genome shotgun sequence includes the following:
- the LOC112706190 gene encoding F-box protein FBW2: MEETSDFRNWDELIPDALGVIFTNLSLQERVTVIPIVCKSWARAVAGPYCWQEIDIKEWSSRCQPEQLDRMLEMLVERSCGSLRKLCVSGLQNERIFTVIAENACSLQTLRLPRSSMSDSIVEQIAGRLSMISFLDVSYCLKMGAHGLEMIGKNCKLLEGLCRNMHPLDTAGKPLKDDEANAIASTMPKLKHLEMAYHLISTSGVLQILSNCPKLEFLDQRGCWGVTLDNLFLKQKFPKLQVLGPLVLDTHDSDGWEDFSDISDSSEYLAWDFVAGGEGEYYVDDDSDSYEGMWNDEDERLLDELHFRFYEGIEDAGMYWPPSP; the protein is encoded by the exons ATGGAAGAAACTTCTGATTTTCGAAATTGGGATGAGTTGATTCCTGATGCATTAGGTGTAATCTTCACCAACCTCTCTCTGCAAGAGAGGGTGACTGTGATCCCAATTGTATGCAAATCATGGGCTAGAGCAGTAGCTGGACCTTACTGCTGGCAAGAGATAGACATCAAAGAATGGAGCAGCCGGTGCCAGCCGGAACAGCTCGACCGGATGCTCGAAATGCTAGTCGAAAGAAGCTGTGGATCGCTCCGAAAACTGTGTGTTTCTGGTCTCCAAAATGAGAGGATCTTCACTGTCATTGCTGAAAA TGCCTGCTCCCTCCAGACTTTGCGACTGCCGCGAAGCAGTATGAGTGATTCCATTGTGGAGCAGATTGCTGGAAGGCTTTCCATGATTTCATTCTTGGATGTGAGCTACTGTCTCAAAATGGGTGCGCACGGGCTAGAGATGATCGGCAAGAACTGCAAACTACTAGAAGGATTGTGCAGGAACATGCACCCATTGGACACAGCTGGGAAGCCCTTAAAAGATGATGAGGCAAATGCAATTGCCTCCACAATGCCAAAGCTGAAGCATCTCGAAATGGCTTACCACCTAATCAGCACCTCGGGTGTTCTTCAAATCCTCTCAAACTGCCCTAAGCTCGAGTTCTTGGATCAGAGGGGGTGTTGGGGTGTCACACTTGATAACTTGTTCTTGAAGCAGAAATTTCCAAAGCTGCAGGTCTTGGGGCCACTTGTTCTCGACACCCACGATAGCGATGGATGGGAAGACTTCTCAGATATTTCGGATTCTTCCGAGTATTTGGCATGGGATTTTGTGGCCGGTGGCGAGGGCGAATACTATGTGGATGATGATAGTGATAGTTATGAAGGGATGTGGAATGATGAAGATGAAAGGTTGTTAGATGAGCTTCATTTCAGGTTTTATGAAGGGATAGAAGATGCTGGAATGTATTGGCCTCCATCTCCTTAA